In the Mycolicibacter sp. MU0102 genome, one interval contains:
- a CDS encoding HpcH/HpaI aldolase/citrate lyase family protein → MTNVYRPRRTCLSVPGSSQKMIDKAKGLSADEVFLDLEDAVAPAAKEQARTLVAQALTARDWTAPLLGVRVNDWTTPWTHADLIEVVSAVGAAGTRLDVIVLPKVSDASHVQALDLLLTQLETIHGLPVGQIGIDAQIEDARGLMNINAIAAAPRVQALVLGPADLMASLNTRTLEVGEQPEGYTEGDAYHHVLMTILVAARAHGVAAVDGPYLKVRDVEAFRRVAGRSAALGYDGKWVLHPDQIAAGNEIFSPRQSEYDHAELILEAYAWHTSHAGGARGAVMLGDEMLDEASRKMALVVAGKGRAAGMRREAPPFTPPTSA, encoded by the coding sequence GTGACCAACGTGTATCGCCCCCGCCGTACTTGCCTGTCGGTACCTGGCAGCAGCCAGAAGATGATCGACAAGGCCAAGGGCCTGTCCGCAGACGAGGTCTTTCTCGATTTGGAAGACGCTGTCGCTCCAGCGGCAAAAGAGCAGGCCCGGACCCTGGTGGCCCAGGCGCTGACCGCGCGCGACTGGACGGCGCCGCTGCTCGGGGTGCGGGTCAACGACTGGACCACGCCGTGGACCCACGCCGACCTGATCGAGGTGGTCTCGGCGGTCGGTGCCGCCGGTACCCGACTCGATGTGATTGTGCTGCCGAAGGTGTCGGACGCCTCGCATGTGCAGGCACTGGATCTGCTGCTCACCCAGCTGGAGACCATCCACGGGCTGCCGGTAGGGCAGATCGGTATCGACGCCCAGATCGAGGACGCCCGCGGCTTGATGAACATCAACGCCATCGCCGCAGCGCCCCGGGTGCAGGCACTGGTGCTGGGACCGGCCGATCTGATGGCCAGCCTCAACACCCGCACCTTGGAGGTCGGCGAGCAGCCCGAGGGCTATACCGAGGGCGACGCCTACCACCACGTGTTGATGACGATCCTGGTGGCGGCGCGCGCCCACGGGGTCGCTGCGGTCGACGGGCCATACCTGAAAGTGCGTGACGTTGAGGCGTTCCGGCGCGTGGCGGGCCGCTCGGCTGCGCTCGGTTATGACGGCAAATGGGTGTTGCACCCCGACCAGATCGCGGCGGGCAACGAGATCTTCAGCCCGCGTCAATCCGAGTACGACCACGCCGAGCTGATCCTGGAGGCCTACGCGTGGCACACCTCGCACGCCGGGGGAGCCCGCGGTGCGGTGATGCTCGGTGACGAGATGCTCGACGAGGCCAGTCGCAAGATGGCTTTGGTGGTGGCGGGCAAGGGCCGTGCGGCCGGAATGCGCCGGGAGGCACCGCCGTTCACGCCGCCGACTTCGGCCTAG
- a CDS encoding lytic transglycosylase domain-containing protein: protein MPTGGGAPERGSRAARVRRAARSALRPAFGLAFITPLVFAGAVGATPRSPSTSLPLRNAAITPLAASVHTSGRSSGPSVVAVPRSQPNLHVAAGAPAAPPAAVVYAPGTLGIPKTALAAYQNAERQMAVADPECGISWNLLAGIGRIESGHANGGATDARGNVLQPIYGPALDGTLPGNEVIVASSAPGRVVYARALGPMQFLPGTWSRYAADGDGDGRADPQNVYDATLAAARYLCSGGMNLREQSQVLTAILRYNNSMAYAENVMGWAAAYATGVAPVDLPPIVGPAPPIADLHLEHLEHPEGLGPESLSLHGMSRLDHPAESSLIDLGQPSLETQLANLPWLPPWMTSPEQQQQQQLPRPSAACRMICLEPQAVAGPPAPPNGVPPAPFGPPEAPQVAPAPMPAYAVAPAPPDVPGAPPPPAPAGAPQDGPQAVPPA from the coding sequence GTGCCAACAGGGGGCGGCGCACCGGAGCGCGGGTCCCGCGCTGCCAGGGTGCGGCGGGCGGCCCGTTCGGCCCTGCGACCTGCCTTCGGCCTGGCGTTCATCACCCCGCTGGTCTTCGCCGGCGCCGTGGGCGCCACGCCCCGCTCACCGTCGACCTCTCTGCCGCTGCGCAACGCTGCGATCACCCCGCTGGCGGCTTCGGTGCACACGTCCGGCCGCTCCTCGGGCCCTTCCGTCGTCGCGGTACCCCGCTCGCAGCCGAATCTGCACGTGGCCGCGGGTGCCCCGGCGGCACCACCGGCCGCCGTCGTCTATGCACCGGGCACCTTGGGGATCCCCAAGACGGCGCTGGCGGCCTACCAAAACGCCGAGCGGCAGATGGCGGTCGCCGACCCCGAATGTGGGATCAGCTGGAACCTGCTGGCCGGGATCGGGCGTATCGAGTCCGGGCACGCCAACGGCGGGGCCACCGACGCGCGCGGCAACGTGCTGCAGCCGATCTACGGGCCGGCGCTGGACGGCACCCTGCCCGGAAACGAAGTCATCGTGGCCAGCAGCGCCCCAGGCCGGGTGGTCTACGCCCGCGCACTGGGCCCCATGCAATTCCTGCCCGGGACCTGGTCGCGGTATGCCGCCGACGGCGACGGCGACGGTCGCGCGGACCCGCAGAACGTCTACGACGCGACGCTGGCGGCAGCGCGGTACCTGTGCAGCGGTGGGATGAACCTGCGCGAACAGTCGCAGGTTCTGACCGCGATCCTGCGCTACAACAACTCGATGGCCTACGCGGAGAACGTGATGGGTTGGGCTGCGGCCTATGCCACCGGCGTGGCTCCCGTCGACCTGCCGCCGATCGTGGGCCCGGCACCGCCGATCGCGGACCTGCATCTGGAGCACCTGGAACACCCGGAAGGGCTAGGGCCGGAATCACTCAGCCTGCACGGGATGTCGCGGCTCGATCACCCGGCCGAATCGTCCCTGATCGACCTGGGTCAGCCGAGCTTGGAGACCCAGCTGGCAAACCTGCCGTGGCTGCCACCGTGGATGACCTCGCCCGAGCAACAGCAACAACAACAGCTGCCGCGTCCCTCGGCGGCCTGCCGGATGATCTGTCTGGAGCCGCAAGCCGTGGCAGGCCCGCCCGCACCGCCCAACGGCGTCCCGCCGGCTCCCTTCGGCCCTCCGGAGGCTCCGCAGGTCGCGCCCGCGCCTATGCCGGCCTACGCGGTCGCTCCGGCCCCGCCGGACGTACCGGGCGCCCCGCCGCCCCCGGCGCCGGCCGGTGCACCGCAGGATGGGCCGCAGGCCGTCCCGCCGGCCTGA
- a CDS encoding DUF1003 domain-containing protein, whose protein sequence is MTDRSTSQRLSTPRTSRLPSLNMDPDALGRFTESVARFFGTGRYLAIQTVLVVGWILLNVYAVSLKWDPYPFILLNLAFSTQAAYAAPLILLAQNRQENRDRVSLDEDRRRAAQTKADTEYLARELASLRLAVGEVATRDYLHHELERVRELLESLRPEPDSTASESPQRPS, encoded by the coding sequence GTGACCGACCGCTCGACATCACAGCGGCTCTCCACGCCCCGCACCTCACGGCTGCCCAGCCTGAACATGGATCCCGACGCACTGGGCCGGTTCACCGAATCGGTGGCGCGGTTCTTCGGCACCGGGCGCTACCTGGCCATTCAAACCGTGCTGGTGGTGGGCTGGATCCTGCTGAACGTCTACGCGGTCAGCCTGAAGTGGGACCCCTACCCGTTCATCCTGCTCAACCTGGCCTTTTCCACCCAGGCCGCCTACGCCGCCCCGCTGATCCTGCTGGCCCAGAACCGGCAGGAGAACCGTGACCGGGTCAGCTTGGACGAGGACCGCCGCCGTGCCGCGCAGACCAAAGCCGACACCGAGTACCTGGCCCGGGAACTGGCGTCGCTGCGGCTGGCGGTCGGCGAAGTCGCCACTCGCGACTACCTGCACCATGAACTCGAGCGGGTGCGGGAACTGCTGGAGTCCCTGCGGCCCGAGCCCGACTCCACTGCCTCGGAGTCCCCACAGCGGCCGTCCTGA
- a CDS encoding DUF4190 domain-containing protein, producing MAVSSLVVSLLGLVFWPLGVAGVILGGVALSQIKSTGEAGHGMAVAGTAIGGVAVTLSLILAMIALN from the coding sequence TTGGCGGTCAGTTCCCTGGTGGTCTCGCTGCTCGGCCTGGTGTTCTGGCCGCTGGGGGTCGCCGGTGTCATCCTCGGCGGCGTGGCATTGAGCCAGATCAAGTCGACCGGCGAGGCCGGCCACGGCATGGCAGTGGCCGGAACCGCGATAGGCGGTGTCGCCGTGACGCTCTCGCTCATTCTCGCGATGATCGCCCTAAACTAG
- a CDS encoding magnesium transporter MgtE N-terminal domain-containing protein encodes MASSNRVYAARLARMLVLGPFGESVGRVRDVVVSLSIVRQQPRVLGLVVELPTRRRIFVPILRVASIEPNAVTLNTGTVSLRKFNQRPGEALVLGQVLDTKVRVTDPELPELAGVDVAITDLAIEQSRTRDWLVTRIAVRHSRRLGRRAAVHIVDWHNVQGLTPSALAMPGQGVAQLLQQFEGWRPIEVADAIRELPPKRRYEVINALDNARLADILQELPEERQAVVLGQLGADRAADVLEEMDPDDAADLLGVMNPTEAEALLARMDPDDSDPVRRLLEHSPDTAGGLMTTNPVVLTADTSVAEALARVRDPDLTPALSSLVFVTRAPTATPTGRYLGCVALQRLLRVPPAELIGGFVDSDLPALNPEVSLAELTRYFAAYNLVCGPVLDEQNHLLGAVTVDDVLDHLLPDDWRETPEPDLGPKLAGRPS; translated from the coding sequence ATGGCGTCGAGCAACAGGGTTTACGCAGCGCGACTTGCGAGGATGCTGGTGCTAGGCCCGTTCGGCGAATCCGTCGGTCGGGTCCGCGATGTGGTCGTCAGTCTCAGCATCGTGCGTCAGCAGCCGCGTGTCCTGGGACTCGTGGTCGAACTGCCCACCCGCAGACGCATCTTCGTGCCAATTCTGCGGGTCGCATCGATCGAGCCCAACGCCGTCACCCTCAACACCGGAACGGTCTCCCTACGCAAGTTCAATCAGCGGCCCGGTGAGGCACTGGTGCTCGGTCAGGTCCTGGACACCAAGGTCCGGGTCACCGACCCGGAGCTGCCCGAGCTGGCCGGCGTCGATGTGGCGATCACCGACTTGGCCATCGAACAGAGCCGTACGCGCGATTGGCTGGTGACCCGGATCGCGGTGCGGCACTCCCGACGATTGGGCCGGCGCGCCGCCGTGCACATCGTGGACTGGCACAACGTGCAGGGCCTGACCCCGTCGGCGCTGGCGATGCCCGGGCAGGGCGTGGCGCAACTGCTGCAGCAATTCGAGGGCTGGCGACCGATCGAGGTCGCCGATGCCATCCGCGAGCTGCCGCCCAAACGCCGCTACGAGGTGATCAACGCGCTGGACAACGCGCGGCTGGCCGACATCCTGCAGGAGCTGCCCGAGGAACGTCAGGCCGTCGTGCTGGGCCAGCTGGGCGCCGATCGGGCCGCCGACGTGCTCGAGGAGATGGACCCCGACGACGCCGCCGACTTGCTGGGCGTGATGAACCCGACCGAAGCCGAAGCCCTGCTGGCGCGGATGGACCCCGACGACTCCGATCCGGTGCGCCGACTGCTGGAGCACTCCCCCGACACCGCCGGCGGGTTGATGACCACCAACCCGGTGGTACTGACCGCGGACACCTCGGTCGCCGAGGCACTGGCCCGGGTGCGCGACCCTGACCTGACCCCGGCGCTGTCGTCGCTGGTTTTCGTGACCCGCGCCCCCACCGCCACCCCGACCGGCCGCTACCTGGGCTGCGTCGCGCTGCAGCGGCTACTGCGGGTGCCACCGGCCGAACTCATCGGCGGGTTCGTCGACTCCGACCTGCCGGCGTTGAACCCGGAGGTGTCGTTGGCGGAGCTGACCCGCTACTTCGCCGCCTACAACCTGGTCTGCGGGCCGGTGCTCGACGAGCAGAATCACCTGCTGGGGGCGGTGACGGTCGACGACGTGCTGGACCACCTGCTGCCCGATGATTGGCGCGAAACCCCCGAGCCGGACCTGGGGCCGAAACTCGCCGGGAGGCCGTCGTGA
- a CDS encoding general stress protein, which translates to MTSPFQPGQTPDPLGAAGAPGRRDVGRLPTPPKGWPIGSYPTYAEAQRAVDYLSDQQFPVHQVTIVGVDLMQVERVTGRLTWPKVLGGGVLTGAWLGLFIGLVLGIFSDNPTQALVTGLIAGVFFGLITSSVPYAMARGTRDFSSTMQLVAGRYDVLCDPQSAEQGRDLLAKLTL; encoded by the coding sequence ATGACCAGCCCGTTCCAGCCCGGACAGACTCCCGATCCACTCGGCGCTGCAGGTGCGCCGGGGCGCCGTGATGTGGGCCGGCTGCCGACCCCGCCGAAAGGCTGGCCGATCGGTTCCTACCCCACCTACGCCGAGGCGCAGCGCGCGGTGGACTACCTATCGGACCAGCAGTTCCCGGTGCACCAGGTGACGATCGTCGGCGTCGACCTGATGCAGGTCGAGCGGGTCACCGGCCGGCTCACCTGGCCCAAGGTGCTGGGCGGTGGCGTGCTGACCGGAGCCTGGCTGGGCCTGTTCATCGGCCTGGTGCTGGGCATCTTCAGCGACAACCCGACACAGGCACTGGTGACCGGCCTGATCGCCGGGGTGTTCTTCGGTCTGATCACCTCATCGGTCCCTTACGCGATGGCCCGCGGTACAAGGGATTTCAGTTCAACCATGCAATTGGTCGCGGGCCGCTACGACGTGTTGTGCGACCCGCAGAGCGCCGAGCAGGGCCGGGATCTGTTGGCGAAGCTGACGCTCTGA
- a CDS encoding ABC transporter substrate-binding protein produces the protein MASRRGRVRRLGAAALTALTVVSAGSACGSSGPSAGVPVISVYTPANDTATFRVIAARCTQAAGGRYRVQQFSLPRAADDQRLQLARRLTGNDRTLDVMGLDVVWTAEFAEAGWALPLSEDPAGKAEADAADDTLPGPLATGRWRDRLYAAPLVTNTQLLWYRTDLMTSAPSTWDQMIAEAARLHGAGQPSWIAVQAKQYEGLVVWFNTLLESAGGRVLGDDGKTVTLTDTAERRAATVAALRVMKAVATAPGADPSITQTDEGTARLAFEQGKAALEVNWPFVLPSMLENAVKGGVGFLPLQGRSDLAGSIDGIGAFAPSDEQYRIAYEASRDVLGYAPYPAVLPGHPAKVTLGGLNLAVAKTTRHRGEAFEAVRCLRNAANQKYLAIEGGLPAVRASVYADPQFQEKYPQHNVIRQQLTDAAVRPVTPVYQAVSTRISATLAPISAIDPERTADELTVQVQKAIDGKGLIP, from the coding sequence GTGGCGAGTCGGCGCGGTCGCGTACGGCGGCTGGGCGCGGCTGCGCTGACCGCACTGACCGTTGTGTCGGCGGGATCGGCCTGCGGTTCGTCCGGGCCGTCGGCCGGTGTCCCGGTGATCAGCGTCTATACCCCGGCCAACGACACGGCGACGTTCCGGGTGATCGCGGCGCGCTGCACCCAAGCGGCCGGTGGCCGGTACCGGGTACAGCAGTTCAGCCTGCCGCGCGCCGCGGACGACCAGCGCCTGCAACTGGCCCGTCGACTGACCGGCAACGACCGCACCTTGGACGTGATGGGCCTGGATGTGGTGTGGACCGCCGAGTTCGCCGAGGCCGGCTGGGCGTTGCCGCTGTCTGAGGATCCGGCCGGCAAGGCCGAGGCCGACGCCGCAGACGACACGCTGCCGGGCCCGCTCGCGACTGGCCGCTGGCGTGACCGGCTCTATGCCGCACCGCTCGTCACCAACACCCAATTGCTTTGGTACCGAACGGATCTGATGACGTCCGCGCCGTCCACCTGGGACCAGATGATCGCCGAGGCGGCCCGTTTGCACGGTGCGGGCCAGCCCAGCTGGATCGCGGTGCAGGCCAAGCAATACGAGGGTTTGGTGGTCTGGTTCAACACACTGCTGGAAAGCGCTGGGGGAAGGGTCCTCGGCGATGACGGCAAGACGGTCACCCTCACCGACACCGCTGAGCGCCGGGCCGCGACCGTGGCCGCGCTGCGGGTCATGAAGGCGGTGGCGACCGCTCCGGGGGCCGACCCGTCGATCACCCAGACCGACGAGGGCACCGCCCGGCTGGCATTCGAGCAGGGCAAGGCGGCGCTGGAGGTCAACTGGCCCTTCGTGCTGCCGTCCATGCTGGAGAACGCCGTCAAGGGCGGGGTGGGGTTCCTTCCGCTGCAAGGGCGTTCGGATCTGGCCGGCAGTATCGACGGCATCGGCGCCTTTGCGCCCAGCGATGAGCAGTACCGCATCGCCTACGAGGCCAGTCGTGATGTGCTCGGGTATGCGCCGTATCCGGCGGTGTTGCCGGGGCATCCGGCCAAGGTGACTCTCGGTGGATTGAACCTGGCGGTGGCCAAGACCACCCGGCATCGCGGCGAAGCGTTCGAAGCGGTGCGTTGTCTGCGAAACGCGGCGAACCAGAAGTATCTCGCGATCGAGGGTGGGCTGCCCGCGGTGCGCGCCTCGGTATACGCCGACCCGCAGTTCCAGGAGAAATACCCGCAGCACAACGTGATCCGTCAGCAGCTCACCGATGCTGCGGTGCGGCCGGTGACACCGGTGTATCAGGCGGTGTCGACCCGGATATCGGCCACGCTGGCGCCGATCAGCGCCATCGACCCGGAGCGCACCGCCGATGAGCTCACCGTGCAGGTGCAAAAGGCCATCGACGGCAAGGGACTGATCCCGTGA
- a CDS encoding carbohydrate ABC transporter permease: protein MTELRRRTAWLIIDLAVVLYALVPVLWIFSLSLKPTSTVKDGKLIPSTVTLDNYRGIFAGDVFGSALINSVGIGLITTVIAVVIGAMAAYAVARLEFGGKRLLVGAALLIAMFPQISLVTPIFNIERATGLFDTWLGLIIPYITFALPLAIYTLSAFFSEIPWDLEKAAKMDGATPGQAFRKVIAPLAAPGIVTAAILVFIFAWNDLLLALSLTATKASVTAPVAIANFTGSSQFEEPTGSIAAGAMVITVPIIVFVLIFQRRIVAGLTSGAVKG from the coding sequence ATGACCGAGCTTCGCCGCCGCACCGCGTGGCTGATCATCGACTTGGCCGTGGTGCTCTACGCGCTGGTCCCGGTGTTGTGGATCTTCTCGTTGTCGCTCAAGCCCACATCAACGGTCAAGGACGGCAAGTTGATTCCGTCCACCGTGACCTTGGACAACTACCGCGGCATCTTCGCCGGTGACGTCTTCGGCTCGGCACTGATCAACTCGGTGGGCATCGGTCTGATCACCACGGTGATCGCGGTGGTGATCGGTGCGATGGCCGCCTATGCGGTGGCGCGCCTGGAGTTCGGAGGCAAGCGGCTGTTGGTGGGGGCGGCCCTGTTGATCGCGATGTTCCCCCAGATATCTCTGGTGACACCGATTTTCAACATCGAGCGGGCCACCGGGCTGTTTGACACCTGGTTGGGGCTGATCATTCCCTACATCACCTTCGCGCTGCCGCTGGCGATCTACACCCTCTCGGCGTTCTTCTCCGAGATCCCGTGGGACCTGGAGAAGGCCGCCAAAATGGACGGCGCCACCCCCGGTCAGGCATTCCGTAAGGTGATTGCGCCGCTGGCGGCACCGGGCATCGTCACCGCCGCGATTCTGGTGTTCATCTTCGCCTGGAACGACCTGCTGTTGGCGTTGTCGCTGACGGCGACCAAGGCCTCGGTCACCGCTCCGGTGGCGATCGCCAACTTCACCGGTAGTTCGCAATTCGAGGAGCCGACCGGCTCGATCGCGGCGGGCGCAATGGTGATCACCGTGCCGATCATCGTCTTTGTTCTAATCTTCCAACGACGGATCGTGGCGGGACTGACCTCCGGCGCGGTGAAGGGATAG
- a CDS encoding carbohydrate ABC transporter permease yields MTRAGSRADDVRSQRRLAVALVAPAVILMLAVTAYPIGYAIWLSLLRYNLATPEDTAFVGLANYQTTLTDSYWWTAFAVTLGITVVSVVFEFVFGLALALVMHRSLFAKGMVRTAVLVPYGIVTVAAAYSWYYAWTPGTGYLANLLPTGSAPLTHQLPSLGIVVLAEVWKTTPFMALLLLAGLALVPDELLKAAQMDGAGAWRRLVTIILPMMKPAILVALLFRTLDAFRIFDNIYVLTNGSNSTGSVSILGYDNLFKGFNVGLGSAISVLIFICVALIAWVFVKVFGAAAPGSSQK; encoded by the coding sequence GTGACGCGCGCCGGCTCCCGCGCCGATGACGTCCGTTCACAGCGCCGGCTCGCGGTGGCGCTCGTCGCGCCGGCGGTGATCCTGATGCTGGCCGTGACGGCTTATCCGATCGGTTATGCGATCTGGCTGAGCCTGCTGCGCTACAACCTGGCCACCCCGGAGGACACCGCGTTCGTCGGGCTGGCCAACTATCAGACCACCCTGACCGACTCCTATTGGTGGACCGCGTTCGCGGTGACGCTGGGCATCACCGTAGTCTCGGTGGTCTTCGAATTCGTCTTCGGCCTGGCGCTGGCTCTGGTGATGCACCGCAGCCTGTTCGCCAAGGGCATGGTGCGCACGGCGGTGCTGGTGCCCTACGGCATCGTCACTGTTGCGGCCGCCTACAGCTGGTATTACGCCTGGACGCCCGGGACCGGCTACCTGGCCAATCTGTTGCCGACCGGCAGTGCGCCGCTGACCCACCAATTGCCGTCGCTGGGGATCGTGGTGCTGGCCGAGGTGTGGAAGACCACGCCCTTCATGGCGCTGCTGTTGCTGGCGGGGCTGGCACTGGTGCCCGACGAACTGCTCAAGGCCGCCCAGATGGACGGTGCCGGCGCCTGGCGGCGCCTGGTCACCATCATTCTGCCGATGATGAAACCGGCGATACTGGTGGCGTTGCTGTTCCGCACGCTCGACGCATTTCGGATCTTCGACAACATCTACGTGCTCACCAACGGCTCCAACAGCACCGGCTCGGTATCGATCCTGGGCTACGACAACCTGTTCAAGGGATTCAACGTGGGCTTGGGGTCGGCGATCTCGGTGTTGATCTTCATCTGCGTGGCGCTGATCGCGTGGGTGTTCGTCAAGGTGTTCGGTGCCGCGGCACCAGGATCGAGCCAGAAATGA